From the genome of Eublepharis macularius isolate TG4126 chromosome 12, MPM_Emac_v1.0, whole genome shotgun sequence, one region includes:
- the MAFK gene encoding transcription factor MafK isoform X1 codes for MRAGEESCKGMPECLGRAMHIQVAISEQFCPGDCAQVMTTNPKPNKALKVKEESGENAPVLSDDELVSMSVRELNQHLRGLTKEEVIRLKQRRRTLKNRGYAASCRIKRVTQKEELERQRVELQQEVEKLARENSSMKIELDALRSKYEALQTFARTVARGPITSAKVATTSVITIVKSAEISSSSVPFSAAS; via the exons ATGAGGGCAGGCGAGGAGAGCTGTAAAGGGATGCCAGAATGTCTGGGAAGGGCTATGCACATCCAAG ttGCAATTTCTGAGCAGTTCTGTCCAGGAGACTGTGCCCAGGTTATGACGACTAATCCCAAGCCGAACAAAGCATTAAAG GTTAAGGAGGAGTCAGGAGAGAATGCCCCAGTGCTGAGCGATGATGAACTTGTGTCGATGTCTGTGCGGGAGCTGAACCAGCATTTGAGGGGCCTCACAAAAGAGGAGGTTATCCGCCTGAAGCAGCGGCGGCGCACACTCAAGAACCGGGGCTACGCTGCCAGCTGCCGGATCAAGCGCGTGACCCAGAAGGAGGAGCTGGAGAGGCAGCGGGTTGAGTTGCAGCAGGAGGTCGagaaactcgcacgagaaaacagcAGCATGAAAATCGAGCTGGATGCCCTGCGCTCAAAGTACGAGGCACTGCAGACCTTTGCCCGCACGGTTGCTCGGGGCCCGATCACTTCAGCCAAAGTTGCCACCACGAGCGTCATCACCATAgtgaaatcagcagaaatctctTCCAGTTCAGTGCCATTTTCAGCAGCGTCCTAG
- the MAFK gene encoding transcription factor MafK isoform X2: protein MTTNPKPNKALKVKEESGENAPVLSDDELVSMSVRELNQHLRGLTKEEVIRLKQRRRTLKNRGYAASCRIKRVTQKEELERQRVELQQEVEKLARENSSMKIELDALRSKYEALQTFARTVARGPITSAKVATTSVITIVKSAEISSSSVPFSAAS from the exons ATGACGACTAATCCCAAGCCGAACAAAGCATTAAAG GTTAAGGAGGAGTCAGGAGAGAATGCCCCAGTGCTGAGCGATGATGAACTTGTGTCGATGTCTGTGCGGGAGCTGAACCAGCATTTGAGGGGCCTCACAAAAGAGGAGGTTATCCGCCTGAAGCAGCGGCGGCGCACACTCAAGAACCGGGGCTACGCTGCCAGCTGCCGGATCAAGCGCGTGACCCAGAAGGAGGAGCTGGAGAGGCAGCGGGTTGAGTTGCAGCAGGAGGTCGagaaactcgcacgagaaaacagcAGCATGAAAATCGAGCTGGATGCCCTGCGCTCAAAGTACGAGGCACTGCAGACCTTTGCCCGCACGGTTGCTCGGGGCCCGATCACTTCAGCCAAAGTTGCCACCACGAGCGTCATCACCATAgtgaaatcagcagaaatctctTCCAGTTCAGTGCCATTTTCAGCAGCGTCCTAG